In Erigeron canadensis isolate Cc75 chromosome 1, C_canadensis_v1, whole genome shotgun sequence, a single window of DNA contains:
- the LOC122587770 gene encoding uncharacterized protein LOC122587770: MKYSQNLEYYDGIGVAMIQRWDMPITCHAFSCSLVNDAREWIDSLPADSINNFETLKTKFRSQFNTQKKHRKTHVSAHNIKRQSEEMLRDFIRYTHETQEISGLPESQRISGLIQGLRAVELVEHLTKNMPETYHEKPIKSHIWIDVKGINRSTEYALGKQKRDPTDSRTKSPIKNPRWGSKASEGRKIMMLKLTKSPKDILAMEQVVQTFPTPPRLTIRKRDREKYCAFHKDYGNDTDLCRNLQQSIEDAIIARKLHRTRSARELQQE; this comes from the coding sequence ATGAAATACTCCCAGAACCTAGAATACTACGACGGTATAGGAGTAGCAATGATCCAGAGATGGGACATGCCAATCACCTGCCATGCTTTCTCCTGCTCTTTGGTGAACGATGCAAGGGAATGGATCGATAGCCTGCCAGCAGATTCGATAAATAATTTCGAAACCCTAAAAACAAAGTTCAGATCACAATTTAACACGCAGAAGAAACATCGGAAGACACATGTGTCAGCACATAATATAAAACGACAAAGTGAAGAAATGCTTAGGGATTTTATAAGATACACACATGAAACCCAGGAGATAAGTGGACTACCGGAAAGCCAGAGGATATCAGGACTCATCCAAGGACTACGAGCAGTCGAGCTAGTCGAACACCTCACGAAAAACATGCCAGAAACATACCATGAGAAACCAATTAAATCCCACATCTGGATCGACGTCAAAGGGATAAACAGATCAACGGAGTACGCCCTGGGAAAACAGAAAAGAGATCCGACAGACAGCAGGACCAAAAGTCCCATCAAAAATCCGAGGTGGGGAAGCAAAGCAAGTGAAGGCAGAAAAATAATGATGCTGAAATTAACAAAATCACCAAAGGACATCCTCGCAATGGAACAAGTAGTGCAAACGTTCCCGACCCCACCCAGATTAACAATCCGTAAAAGGGACCGAGAAAAATATTGCGCATTCCACAAAGATTATGGAAACGACACGGATTTGTGTCGAAATCTCCAACAGTCCATAGAGGATGCAATAATTGCTAGAAAACTGCACCGTACCCGATCTGCCAGGGAACTCCAGCAGGAATAA
- the LOC122587783 gene encoding uncharacterized protein LOC122587783, whose protein sequence is MVEQHNNEEEPIFNEDSMDISDQIGRALEKYTPLLLKKLNDTMEGAMNNHIVQMIREEVAINVQREFEKRDGKGKDKKNDEERMLNTILSGILENDHLLKEQFYLKLRKNLKEKINSRQIESFSMLADVARDHEIEQSRVDEGDLKRKHEDSNPPNKRFKQEGSSGNNFARRNIPFCRQCKKNHSGVCRATENGSYNCGKPGHVSRDCKSKPYKPILCFKCFEEGHMKSSCPKLTEEERLQEKRKEAKRKGKEKCPSSWEPTGKIFSTHSGAS, encoded by the exons ATGGTTGAGCAACACAACAATGAAGAAGAACCAATATTTAATGAGGATAGCATGGATATCTCTGATCAAATCGGAAGAGCTTTGGAGAAATATACTCCTTTGTTGCTCAAGAAGCTTAATGATACTATGGAAGGAGCTATGAATAATCATATAGTTCAAATGATCAGGGAAGAAGTGGCCATCAATGTACAAAGGGAATTTGAGAAAAGAGATGGAAAGGGTAAGGACAAGAAGAATGATGAAGAGAGGATGTTGAA CACAATTTTGTCCGGAATTTTGGAAAATGATCATTTGCTCAAGGAGCAATTTTACTTGAAGTTGAGAAAGAACTTGAAGGAGAAGATAAATTCACGTCAAATAGAGTCTTTCTCCATGTTGGCGGATGTGGCTAGAGATCACGAAATTGAACAATCAAGAGTCGATGAAGGAGATTTGAAAAGGAAACATGAGGATAGTAACCCACCGAATAAACGGTTCAAACAAGAGGGTAGTTCCGGTAATAACTTTGCAAGAAGAAACATTCCCTTTTGTCGTCAATGCAAGAAGAATCACTCTGGGGTATGTAGGGCAACGGAAAATGGGTCTTATAATTGTGGTAAACCGGGGCATGTGAGTCGGGATTGCAAGTCAAAACCATACAAACCCATTTTGTGTTTCAAATGTTTTGAAGAAGGTCATATGAAGAGTTCATGTCCTAAGTTGACCGAAGAGGAAAGACTTCAAGAAAAGAGGAAGGAGGcgaaaaggaaaggaaaggaaaaatgCCCAAGCTCATGGGAACCAACGGGGAAGATCTTTTCAACTCACAGTGGAGCAAGCTAG